From the genome of Deltaproteobacteria bacterium:
CGAGGTGTACGCAAGCCATTGCCCATCGGGGGACCAGCGGGGAAAGAGGTTGAAGCTGCGGTTGTCCGTCACCTTTCGCAGATCCTGCCCGTCCATCCCCACGATGTAAAGCTCCTTCCCCTTCGACTTCCCCGAGCGGGCGGTGAACGCGATCTCGGTCCCGAAGACGCCCCGGACCCCGGTGAAGGTGTACACGATCTCGTTGGCGAACCGGTGCACGATGGAGCGGAGCTGGGTCGGGGTGCCGGTGTACCGCTTCCCGACCAGGAGCGTCCCCTGCGTGGCGTCGTAGAGACGCATCTCGATCGAGAGCCGATCGCCTCGCGCCTCGATCTTGCCGATGACCACCGCCTCCGCGCCGATCATCTTCCACCCCGGGAACGACAGCGGCTTGCCGGAGAAGTGCGCCGCCGTCACCGTCTCCATGTGGGCCGTCGGCGGGATCAGGTCGAACAGGTCGGTGAGGACAAGGTCGTCTGAGAGGATCTTCGGGATCCGGCGGGAGAGGGACGGATCGCCCGGACCGACCGCGACGTCCGCCACCGCGATCGGCATCCGCTTCCCGCCGGGGGCGTTGATGTCGATGTAAAGGACGGGGAACGCCGGGGAGGGGAACAGGGACAGCGCGAGGAGGAACGCACCCGCCGCCACGCCGATCGATCGCTTCATCCCGCACCCCCGTGAAATCGGAATCCCACCTCGTAATGATCCTCCCCGCCCCGCAGCTGTTCCGGGGGAACCGGGAGAGGGCTCGCCTTCCGGATGGCGCGCCGCACGGAGTCGTCGAAGTAGGGGTTTCCGGAACCCCGCTCGATCCGCTCCTCGGAGACGCGTCCGTCCTTTTCGATCACGATCCGCAGCTCCACCACGAGTTTCGCCGCATCGCGCGCCAGCGCCCCTGGGAGGACCCAGCTGCTCCGGACTCTCTCCTCGAGCCGGCGAAAATAGTCGCGCAGCTCCGGGGAAAGTCGAACGGTTCCCTGCGCCCCGCCGCCACCGCCCGCCGCCCCGCGCGCCCCGGACCGCGCGGGCGGGGGAGCCTCGATCCGGTGGGCCACGCGCTCTCCCACGCTGCGCACGGCCGCGCGCGCCGACGCCTCGCTTCGGCGCTCTTCCACCGCCCCCCGGACCGCCTCCGAGCCGGCGCGGGCCTCCCGCATCTTCCGCAGCCGCTCGGTCAGCGACACCGCGTCGTCGGCTTGCCGCTTCGACGGGGCGAACGCGTCGGGGGCGGCCTTCGCCCCCTTTCCGCGCGCCGCCGGGGGAGGCGTGGAAGCCGTTCGGCCCCTGGGCGCGGGCTTCTCGTTCTCCCTGGCAATCGGCGTCGGCCCCGGGGGCTTCCCCGCTTCCTGGCGGAATTCACCGCCGCCGATCAGGTCCACCACGGCCACCGGCTCGAGACGCAGAGGGGTCCCGAACAGGGGGGGAACGGCCAGCGCCGCGATCACCAGGACCAGGTGGGCCGCCCCCGAGAGGGCGAGCATCGTCCGCAGCGGCGGCGGGGAGAGGTCCGGGAAGAACGGCGAGCCCGTCGGCCCTTTACCGCTCGAGCGGTTCGGTGACCATGCCAAGTTTTTCGATCCCGGAGTTTCGGACCTCGGCGATGACCTTCACCACGAACCCGTACGGGACGGAGCGGTCGGCGCGGAAATACACCTGACGGTCGGTCCGCCGGGCGACGATCTCCCGGAGGGCGCCCCCCAAGCGGTTGAACTCGACGGGCTCCTTCCCCACGAAGACACGGCTGTTGGCGTCGACGGTGATGACCAGGCGCTCCTCGTCGCTGCGCAGCGCCTTCGCGCTCGCCTGCGGCAGGTTCACGTCGACCCCCTGGGTGAGCATCGGAGCGGCGACCATGAAGATGATGAGGAGGACGAGCATCACATCGACCAGCGGCGTGACGTTGATCTCCGCCATGACCCTTCGATCGCCGGCGCGGCCGGAAGAGCTCATCATCGCCATGGCATCATCCCTTGTCGACCTTGCGCTCGAGGAAGTTGATGAATTCGGCGGTGAAGCTGTCGATCCGGGTGTGGATCATCCGGATGCGGGTCAGGAAGTAGTTGTAGGCGATGACGGACGGGATGGCCGCCGCCAGTCCCGCCGCGGTGGCGACGAGGGCCTCGGCGATGCCGGGGGCCACGGTGGCCAGCGAGGCGTTTCCCGTGGTGGCGATGCCGGAGAAGGCGTTCATGATCCCCCACACGGTGCCGAACAGGCCGATGAACGGCGTGGCGCTGCCGGTGGTGGCGAGAAAGGGAAGGAGATCCTCCATGCCCCCCACCTGCTCATTGGTCGTCTTGTACATCGCGCGGTAGACGTTCTCCACTGGAAAGGGAGCCGCGCGTCCGCCCTGCGACGCCTCGCCGCGGACCGCCTCGCCCCGCTCCCGCTGGATCCGGGTCAGTTCGAGGTACCCCGCGCGGAACACCTCGGTGAGGGGGGATTTTTCCCCCTTTTCGGCCTGCTCGTAGAGTGCGGACAGGCTTTTCCCCTCGGCGAAGGCGCGGGCGAATCCGGCCTGGTTCCGCTCGATCCCCTTGAAGAGCCGAAACTTGAGGAAAATAATCGCCCAGGAGACCACGGAGAACCCGATCAGCAGTAGCAGGACGAGCTTGACGATGGGCCCCGCCAGCATGACGTGCTTCAGCACCTGGGTGTCGAACATCCCCGCCGTCAGAGGGATCACGGGCAGAACCAGTTCCACGGGAACGATCAAGGAAGCCTCCTCCGGTCGATCTGCGTCAACATCCTTATATAACGGATTCGACGCGCCGTTTCAATCACCTTGACAATCTTTTTACGCGTACAATAGGATACGTTCTGGTACTCCATCCATAAAGGACAATGTATGAAGAAGACGCGGAACACCCGGCAGCG
Proteins encoded in this window:
- the tolB gene encoding Tol-Pal system beta propeller repeat protein TolB, whose amino-acid sequence is MKRSIGVAAGAFLLALSLFPSPAFPVLYIDINAPGGKRMPIAVADVAVGPGDPSLSRRIPKILSDDLVLTDLFDLIPPTAHMETVTAAHFSGKPLSFPGWKMIGAEAVVIGKIEARGDRLSIEMRLYDATQGTLLVGKRYTGTPTQLRSIVHRFANEIVYTFTGVRGVFGTEIAFTARSGKSKGKELYIVGMDGQDLRKVTDNRSFNLFPRWSPDGQWLAYTSYRTGTPNVYLRNVSTGAEKEVVRFGGSKAPGGFSPDGVWLYAGVSQAGNSDIYRVRVVGGAAEKVVGGWGLEVSPSPSPDGRRIAFVSDRGGSPQVYVKTIGVAGETRVSSGTGYATSPSWSPAGDRIAYTARSGGRFVVATVAPDGSGILEVASATDGDCEDPSFSPDGRSLVYTYRKRGYSAVKIISSDGRRQRTLVSGLGDAGSPAWSPGR
- a CDS encoding cell envelope integrity protein TolA encodes the protein MAWSPNRSSGKGPTGSPFFPDLSPPPLRTMLALSGAAHLVLVIAALAVPPLFGTPLRLEPVAVVDLIGGGEFRQEAGKPPGPTPIARENEKPAPRGRTASTPPPAARGKGAKAAPDAFAPSKRQADDAVSLTERLRKMREARAGSEAVRGAVEERRSEASARAAVRSVGERVAHRIEAPPPARSGARGAAGGGGGAQGTVRLSPELRDYFRRLEERVRSSWVLPGALARDAAKLVVELRIVIEKDGRVSEERIERGSGNPYFDDSVRRAIRKASPLPVPPEQLRGGEDHYEVGFRFHGGAG
- the tolR gene encoding protein TolR, with translation MSSSGRAGDRRVMAEINVTPLVDVMLVLLIIFMVAAPMLTQGVDVNLPQASAKALRSDEERLVITVDANSRVFVGKEPVEFNRLGGALREIVARRTDRQVYFRADRSVPYGFVVKVIAEVRNSGIEKLGMVTEPLER
- the tolQ gene encoding protein TolQ yields the protein MIVPVELVLPVIPLTAGMFDTQVLKHVMLAGPIVKLVLLLLIGFSVVSWAIIFLKFRLFKGIERNQAGFARAFAEGKSLSALYEQAEKGEKSPLTEVFRAGYLELTRIQRERGEAVRGEASQGGRAAPFPVENVYRAMYKTTNEQVGGMEDLLPFLATTGSATPFIGLFGTVWGIMNAFSGIATTGNASLATVAPGIAEALVATAAGLAAAIPSVIAYNYFLTRIRMIHTRIDSFTAEFINFLERKVDKG